In the genome of Diaphorobacter sp. HDW4A, the window GGCACGGTCTGCCCACGGTGATGGCCTTCGGCGCGTTGGCCGACGTAGCGACGGGCGTGCCGCGCTTCGTGAGTGAACTGACACTGACCACGGCGCTGCGCACCGCCGCTACCTCGCTGATGGCCGCAAGGCGCCTCGCACGGTCAGACAGCCGCAGCATGGCGCTGATCGGCAACGGCTCGCAGAGTGAATTTCAGGCCTTGGCCTTTGTTGGGCTGCTCGGCGTGCGCGAGTTGCGGCTGTTTGACGTGGATACGGCCGCGTCAGCCAAGCTCCTGCGCAACATTGGGCCGGCGCTGGGCGAGTACGGTGCCAGTGCGCAGATCTGCGATTCGGCCGAAGACGCGGTGCGCGGAGCAGACATCGTCACCACACTCACCGCCAGCAAGGCGCGCGCAACCATCGTGGGCGCACAAATGCTCGCGCCCGGCATGCACCTCAACGCCGTAGGCGGAGATTGCCCGGGCAAAACGGAGCTTGCAGCTGCGGTGCTCACCAATGCCTCCGTGTTCGTCGAATACGAGCCACAGACGCGCGTGGAAGGCGATCTGCAGCAGATGCCAGCCGACTTTGCGGTGACCGAATTCTGGCGTGTGATTCAAGGTCTCGCACCGGGCCGCCGAGCCGACGACGAGATCACGGTATTCGACTCCGTCGGCTTCGCGCTCGAGGACTATTCAGCGCTGCGCACCATGCGTGAGCTGGGCAAGCAGGCCGGGCTGCTCGAATCCATCGAACTGATTCCTGCGTTGAAGGATCCCAAGGATCTGTTCGGGTCGCTGCGCCTCAGTGCCCGCCCCGTGCATTTGCGCCGCGCGTGATGCGCAGCGAGCTGCAACAGCCAGCGATCACCGCGCTGCCGGCAGCCAGACACAGTGCTACCGATTCGGCAAAGCCGTCATGCTGTGGCCATATCGCGAAAATCGCGGCGAGCAGTACCGCACCCA includes:
- a CDS encoding ornithine cyclodeaminase codes for the protein MSAVHTEFLSASNAAQLVARTGVVECLRLMADAIEADFARWQDFDKSARVGAHSEHGVIELMPVADATDYAFKYVNGHPSNARHGLPTVMAFGALADVATGVPRFVSELTLTTALRTAATSLMAARRLARSDSRSMALIGNGSQSEFQALAFVGLLGVRELRLFDVDTAASAKLLRNIGPALGEYGASAQICDSAEDAVRGADIVTTLTASKARATIVGAQMLAPGMHLNAVGGDCPGKTELAAAVLTNASVFVEYEPQTRVEGDLQQMPADFAVTEFWRVIQGLAPGRRADDEITVFDSVGFALEDYSALRTMRELGKQAGLLESIELIPALKDPKDLFGSLRLSARPVHLRRA